A genomic region of Gossypium hirsutum isolate 1008001.06 chromosome D01, Gossypium_hirsutum_v2.1, whole genome shotgun sequence contains the following coding sequences:
- the LOC107917953 gene encoding probable alkaline/neutral invertase B, translating to MCPLRINGSPNGNVKTLGSAGTIFEAEDSDILLRIMERPRAINVSFEERPSNELLSNHFECLSPHGRRSGFNSPRSYTSFEAHAMVGEAWENMKRSIVYYRRQPVGTVAAMDHSVEELNYDQVFVRDFVPSALAFLMNGEEEVVKNFLLKTLHLQSWEKMIDQFKLGEGVMPASFKVIHNPVRNREILIADFGESAIGRVAPVDSGFWWIILLRAYTRHTGDSSLAEMPECQRGMRLILTLCLSEAFDTFPTLLCADGCCMIDRRMGVYGYPIEIQALFFMALRCALLLLKQDQEGKEFIERIVKRLHALSFHMRNYFWLDLKQLNDIYRYKTEEYSHTAVNKFNVMPDSLPDWVFDFMPTRGGYFIGNVSPARMDFRWFCLGNCVAILSSLATPEQASAIMDLIESRWDELVGEMPLKICYPALESHEWRIVTGCDPKNTRWSYHNGGSWPVLLWLLTAACIKTGRPQIARRAIELAENRLSKDHWPEYYDGKTGRYIGKQARKFQTWSISGYLVAKMMLEDPSHLGMISLEEDKQMKPLMKRSTSWTC from the exons ATGTGTCCACTACGCATCAATGGCTCTCCAAATGGAAACGTCAAAACGTTGGGGTCAGCCGGAACCATATTCGAGGCTGAAGATTCCGATATCCTCCTGAGGATTATGGAAAGACCCAGAGCGATAAATGTATCCTTTGAAGAAAGGCCTTCCAATGAACTTTTGAGTAACCACTTTGAATGCCTGTCTCCACATGGTAGAAGGTCAGGGTTTAACTCCCCTAGATCATATACAAGCTTTGAGGCTCACGCCATGGTAGGTGAGGCATGGGAGAATATGAAGCGCTCCATTGTTTACTATCGTAGACAACCTGTTGGAACTGTTGCTGCAATGGACCATTCTGTTGAAGAACTCAATTATGAtcag gtttttgttAGAGATTTTGTTCCAAGTGCTTTGGCTTTTTTGATGAATGGGGAGGAAGAGGTAGTGAAGAATTTTCTTCTGAAAACTCTTCATTTACAGTCGTGGGAGAAAATGATAGACCAGTTCAAGCTAGGAGAAGGAGTAATGCCAGCAAGTTTCAAAGTGATCCACAACCCCGTGAGGAACAGGGAGATCTTAATAGCAGACTTCGGTGAGAGTGCGATAGGGAGAGTAGCGCCTGTTGATTCTGGGTTTTGGTGGATTATATTGCTTCGTGCATATACAAGGCATACGGGAGACTCATCATTGGCCGAAATGCCGGAGTGCCAAAGGGGTATGCGACTTATACTCACTTTGTGTCTTTCAGAAGCCTTTGATACTTTCCCAACTCTTCTCTGTGCCGATGGATGCTGCATGATTGACCGCAGAATG GGTGTTTATGGCTATCCAATCGAGATCCAAGCGCTGTTCTTCATGGCCCTAAGATGTGCATTGCTTTTATTAAAACAAGACCAAGAGGGGAAAGAATTCATAGAACGTATAGTTAAACGCCTCCATGCTTTAAGCTTTCACATGAGGAATTACTTTTGGCTGGATTTGAAGCAGCTAAATGACATATACcgctataaaacagaggaatacTCTCATACAGCGGTGAACAAGTTCAATGTGATGCCTGATTCACTTCCAGACTGGGTGTTCGATTTTATGCCAACTCGAGGTGGCTACTTCATTGGAAATGTCAGCCCTGCAAGAATGGATTTCCGTTGGTTCTGTTTAGGCAATTGTGTGGCGATTTTGTCATCTTTGGCAACTCCAGAGCAAGCTTCAGCCATAATGGATCTTATCGAGTCGCGTTGGGATGAGTTGGTGGGAGAAATGCCATTGAAGATATGTTATCCAGCTCTTGAAAGCCATGAATGGAGAATCGTAACGGGATGTGACCCCAAGAATACCAGATGGAGTTATCACAATGGAGGATCCTGGCCTG TGCTTCTATGGCTGCTCACAGCCGCTTGTATAAAGACAGGGCGCCCACAAATTGCGAGACGTGCCATAGAACTTGCTGAAAACCGGTTGTCGAAAGACCACTGGCCTGAGTACTATGATGGAAAGACGGGGCGATATATCGGGAAGCAAGCTCGTAAGTTTCAGACATGGTCAATTTCAGGGTATTTGGTAGCCAAAATGATGCTGGAAGACCCATCTCATCTGGGTATGATTTCACTGGAGGAAGACAAACAGATGAAGCCCCTCATGAAAAGATCTACTTCCTGGACTTGTTGA